The following coding sequences are from one Triticum aestivum cultivar Chinese Spring chromosome 5A, IWGSC CS RefSeq v2.1, whole genome shotgun sequence window:
- the LOC123108369 gene encoding cation/H(+) antiporter 15-like → MGRVSLCSEDVDPLVWTPVPGIAVDTLFLLVIQALAIILVSNLFHSLLRRYNQPNAISQILAGMVVGGMGLRNAIVHIDVDNVEDMYNGYIAATRILYMFLVGLETDIASLRSTARRCVAFTYATVAASLLLAAIVSSGMYGSMMHSPVRTPEMLAATLMVALTNTSSLSVARIADDLKLTVTENGRLLVSAAIGTNIICVIGDGVLRSTRMARENSMDVSQGFVALTGVGLALWLVRPTVTRVNQRNVGQHHVRRRDLAFMISAIWIVGNFPQKLGFDGLPTSFALGLVFPREGPAARSVADALVPPVNGLLVPFYFATIGMRMNFNTMSGAIILPGVLMMLLGLVGKAIGAAVASAYLNIPLCDALRFSVLLNVKGHVDTMNMQFAKSEGVWAEQALYAMIIGNLASTLVAGPAAAVFVRKEKEAYAMTHQALESLREEAELRMMTCSHSAHSMPALLSLVELMVMEPDKQPAVQVVHLFEGGHKRAAAAAAAASSTTPYLPPIIDEYDAGREAINDMNTVVDLYLRSTGIAFQQIDVVGSSASRDVDAVCRCAGEARAALLLLPCYREQRYDGKMACRLEERRELNVGVLAKAPCTVGLLMDRPYRSSGASFQVPTSVDTSTSTLLHPCSDRAVRHVIAAVFLGGADDREAVSVASRLAENPNIGLTVFRFVKLSTYDTVTSSTSRVASSAAGGGLSRPFNDAEVDERFMWRFYENYAATEMAMYVEKVVESPADVVETLDAMAGMFSLVIVGRGGRQPKELLIGLDEWAEAGRELGAVAEILASNTSMEMGSVLIMQQHRVLVQVPR, encoded by the exons ATGGGAAGAGTCTCCCTTTGCTCGGAGGACGTTGATCCGCTGGTGTGGACGCCGGTCCCTGGCATCGCGGTGGACACGTTGTTCCTCCTCGTCATCCAGGCGCTCGCCATCATCCTCGTCTCCAACCTCTTCCACTCGTTGCTCCGGCGGTACAACCAGCCGAATGCCATCTCGCAGATCCTG GCCGGCATGGTGGTGGGCGGCATGGGGCTCCGCAACGCCATCGTGCACATCGACGTGGACAACGTGGAGGACATGTACAACGGGTACATCGCGGCGACGCGCATCCTCTACATGTTCCTCGTCGGCCTGGAGACGGACATCGCGTCGCTGCGGAGCACCGCCCGGCGCTGCGTCGCCTTCACGTACGCCACGGTGGCGGCGAGCCTCCTCCTGGCGGCCATCGTGTCGAGCGGGATGTACGGGAGCATGATGCACTCCCCGGTGAGGACGCCCGAGATGCTGGCCGCCACTCTGATGGTGGCGCTGACAAACACGTCGTCCCTGTCGGTCGCGCGGATCGCCGACGACCTCAAGCTCACGGTGACCGAGAACGGGCGGCTCCTCGTGAGCGCCGCCATCGGCACAAACATCATATGCGTCATCGGCGACGGCGTGCTGCGGTCCACGAGGATGGCGAGGGAGAACAGCATGGACGTCTCCCAGGGCTTCGTCGCGCTAACCGGGGTGGGGCTCGCCCTATGGCTGGTGCGCCCCACCGTGACACGCGTGAACCAGCGCAACGTCGGGCAGCACCATGTGAGGAGGCGCGACCTGGCGTTCATGATCTCGGCCATCTGGATCGTCGGAAACTTCCCGCAGAAGCTTGGCTTCGACGGGTTGCCCACGAGCTTCGCTCTAGGGCTGGTGTTCCCGAGGGAAGGCCCCGCGGCACGCTCTGTCGCCGACGCCCTCGTGCCACCCGTTAATGGGTTGCTGGTCCCCTTCTACTTCGCCACCATTGGGATGCGGATGAACTTCAACACCATGTCCGGTGCCATCATCCTGCCCGGCGTGCTCAtgatgctgctcggcctcgtcggAAAGGCCATCGGCGCCGCGGTGGCCTCCGCGTACCTCAACATCCCGCTCTGCGACGCCCTCCGCTTCAGCGTGCTGCTCAACGTCAAGGGGCACGTGGACACCATGAACATGCAGTTTGCCAAATCAGAAGGG GTGTGGGCGGAGCAAGCACTGTACGCGATGATCATCGGCAACCTTGCAAGCACCCTGGTGGCTGGCCCGGCGGCGGCGGTTTTTGTGCGCAAGGAGAAAGAGGCGTACGCGATGACGCACCAGGCCCTGGAGTCgttgcgcgaggaggcggagctgcgCATGATGACCTGCTCTCACAGCGCGCACTCCATGCCCGCCCTGCTCAGCCTGGTGGAGCTGATGGTGATGGAGCCGGACAAGCAGCCGGCGGTCCAGGTCGTCCACCTGTTCGAGGGCGGCCATAAGcgtgccgccgcggccgccgccgcagcGTCCTCGACGACGCCGTACCTGCCGCCAATCATCGACGAGTATGACGCCGGACGCGAGGCCATCAACGACATGAACACGGTGGTCGACCTGTACCTGCGGTCGACAGGCATCgccttccagcagatcgacgtggTGGGCAGCAGCGCGTCCCGGGACGTGGACGCCGTGTGCCGGTGCGCCGGGGAGGCGCGCGCCGCCCTgctcctcctcccctgctacagGGAGCAGCGGTACGACGGCAAGATGGCCTGCCGCCTGGAGGAGCGGCGCGAGCTGAACGTGGGCGTGCTGGCCAAGGCGCCCTGCACCGTGGGCCTCCTGATGGACCGGCCCTACAGGAGCAGCGGCGCCAGCTTCCAGGTCCCCACCAGCGTGGACACGAGCACCAGCACGCTGCTGCACCCGTGCAGCGACAGGGCGGTGAGGCACGTGATCGCGGCGGTGTTCCTGGGAGGGGCCGACGACCGCGAGGCCGTGTCCGTGGCCTCCCGGCTGGCCGAGAACCCCAACATCGGGCTCACAGTGTTCCGGTTCGTGAAGCTGAGCACGTACGACACGGTGACGTCGTCGACCTCCAGGGTGGCTTCGTCCGCGGCGGGCGGAGGGCTGAGCCGGCCGTTCAACGACGCGGAGGTGGACGAGCGGTTTATGTGGAGGTTCTACGAGAACTACGCGGCGACGGAGATGGCCATGTACGTGGAGAAGGTGGTGGAGAGCCCGGCGGACGTGGTGGAGACGCTGGACGCCATGGCCGGGATGTTCTCGCTGGTGATCGTGGGGCGGGGCGGGCGGCAGCCCAAGGAGCTGCTGATCGGGCTGGACGAGTGGGCGGAGGCCGGGCGGGAGTTGGGCGCCGTGGCGGAGATCCTGGCGTCCAACACGTCCATGGAGATGGGCTCCGTGCTCATCATGCAGCAGCACAGGGTGTTGGTGCAGGTGCCCCGATGA